The sequence GTTGGCGTTGCTGGCCGCCCTTCCGCCGCGGCCGGGCTCCATGCCGTTGGGGAGGAATCCGGCGATGATGGGGACGGGCCAGATGAGGGCAGCCACGCTCCAGACGATGATGACCAGCGTCATGAAGCAGGCCACCAGCGTGGACTCGACGGGCTTTCGGTTCATCCTCCAGCCGGGGTCCCCCTTGAGCTCCTCCAGGCTGAAATCCAGGCAGCAGAAGTGGAGGCGCTCGCCTTGCTGCTGCCAGGGAGGCTGCGGGGCAGGGGCCtccggggagggagggaagagggccgGGGAGGGGGGCCGGAGTCTCCCCAGGCGCCGTCCCCGGGCCCAGGTGCAGCCCAGGCAGAGGCGCAGGTCCTGCTGGAAGCCCCCCGCCGCCAGCCCCAGGGGCTCGATCACCAGAGGCGGGGGTCCCACGCGGGGGAAGGCGGCCGAGAAGGAGGGCCGGGCCCCGCCGCTGCCCCCACTGCCGCCGCCTCCCCCTCCTCCGGCTCCGGTGGAGAAGAGGACCAGGTcgcactgagcctggaagccccaGGGGCCCCATCGGACCAGCAGGGAGCTCAGCATCTGCCGCTGGACGCTGATGTTGCAAGGCTGGGGCTCCTCCCGAGGAGAAgggggccgaggaggaggaggaggcgaggagggggaagaaggggcaGCCCTGGTTGCAGTCATCGTCGGGGCTCCAGGGCTCTTCgtcccctccgccgccgccgccgccgccttctcTGCGAAGAAGTCCGTGGCCGGGAAGGAGGCGTTGTGGAGGGGCTGCAGGGGCAGAGGGAGGGTcggggagaaaggggcctggccctgcttcccctcctcctgctgctgcttctcctccagCTGCGACCAGGCGGCGCCCGGGAAAGAGGGCGCCAAGGCGGCCAGCAGGAGCGGGAGCAGCATGGCATGGGCTTAGAGCCGGAGGGAGAGCGAGGGAGAGCGGCCCTTCAGCCGGGGAAGAAGCAGGGGGCGAAGGGGCTCCATGGCGACCACCCCCTTCCTGCCCCAGAGagccagggagggaggcaaggagacagagagggagacGGGAGGGTTAGAGATGGAGCCCCGAGGGCAAGGAGCAGCAGCTCTAGTTCTGCCTCGGCTGAGTCCAACGTCGCCTGGAGAGTGAGGGGCTTCTCTGGAGGAAGGAAAGGCGAGCCCCACCAGCCCCGGAGCCCCCCTTCTTCAGCCAGGCAGGCTCTGGCTcgccctcctctctccctttggcCCTCCGGTCTGCTTCTGCCTCTGCTCAGTGCCCCGTTTCTCCGACAGAGCGAGGGGCTCCtctgagga is a genomic window of Sceloporus undulatus isolate JIND9_A2432 ecotype Alabama unplaced genomic scaffold, SceUnd_v1.1 scaffold_11955, whole genome shotgun sequence containing:
- the LOC121918444 gene encoding transmembrane protein 158-like, translating into MLLPLLLAALAPSFPGAAWSQLEEKQQQEEGKQGQAPFSPTLPLPLQPLHNASFPATDFFAEKAAAAAAEGTKSPGAPTMTATRAAPSSPSSPPPPPRPPSPREEPQPCNISVQRQMLSSLLVRWGPWGFQAQCDLVLFSTGAGGGGGGGSGGSGGARPSFSAAFPRVGPPPLVIEPLGLAAGGFQQDLRLCLGCTWARGRRLGRLRPPSPALFPPSPEAPAPQPPWQQQGERLHFCCLDFSLEELKGDPGWRMNRKPVESTLVACFMTLVIIVWSVAALIWPVPIIAGFLPNGMEPGRGGRAASNANASANAGAAAASSAGNPPPGAAGAAK